A window of Diadema setosum chromosome 2, eeDiaSeto1, whole genome shotgun sequence contains these coding sequences:
- the LOC140238616 gene encoding uncharacterized protein — protein MQPMILQYQGDGKPIYVHPLSELALVPINPCQVTEELEDAFWEMVKADVQTFVGAFDGMIKAALERLTEKDPQYALENLAEVVLDIGRKPLARYFTSQTRTDMVTESLDGAPVSREVLQDLMDGDTVVMTTERKAGIIGTLHRMGVMTNYLGDVTGITAKVERPILGCLNPLYDLIIEDRSILLWGPPAVGKTTLLREAARVLSDVSGKSVSVVDTYGEICGEGDVPHLSVGSARRVQVHQRELQHRDMMETLQNQRPETVVIDDIQGEEEAAAIFEMRKQGTQVIAALCACSLEEVIDDPAHSLLFGREKSAGRGMVDENRRGVLGNVAWQRLFAPVFNTLVEMRDRNHWILHRDLASTVDAVWETDTTLCVEERRVVMGSQGGEVIGHEEVIAMTKPFKLYEP, from the exons ATGCAACCAATGATACTCCAGTACCAAGGAGATGGGAAGCCTATCTATGTTCACCCTTTAAGTGAA CTGGCATTGGTGCCCATCAACCCCTGTCAAGTCACTGAAGAGCTGGAGGATGCTTTCTGGGAGATGGTCAAAGCAGATGTGCAAACGTTTGTGGGAGCTTTTGATGGCATGATCAAGGCAGCCCTGGAGAGACTCACTGAGAAAGACCCTCAGTATGCCCTGGAAAACCTGGCAGAAGTTGTCTTGGACATTGGGAGGAAACCATTAGCAAG ATATTTCACATCACAGACAAGGACAGACATGGTGACAGAGAGTCTTGATGGTGCTCCAGTGTCAAGGGAAGTCTTGCAGGATTTGATGGATGGAGACACAGTGGTCATGACAACAGAGCGGAAGGCAGGCATCATTGGCACACTGCATCGTATGGG AGTCATGACAAACTACCTTGGAGATGTTACAGGAATCACAGCCAAAGTAGAGAGGCCTATCCTGGGTTGTCTCAATCCTCTTTATGACCTCATCATTGAGGATCGATCCATTCTGTTGTGGGGGCCGCCTGCTGTAGGCAAAACCACTCTGCTGAGGGAGGCAGCCAGAGTCCTGAGTGATGTCAGCGGCAAGAGTGTCTCCGTCGTGGACACATATGGAGAG ATTTGTGGGGAGGGAGATGTGCCACACCTATCCGTTGGCTCCGCCCGAAGAGTGCAG GTACATCAGAGAGAGCTCCAACACAGAGACATGATGGAGACTCTGCAGAACCAGAGACCGGAGACGGTCGTCATTGACGACATACAAGGGGAGGAGGAAGCAGCAGCCATCTTTGAAATGAGGAAACAAGGCACCCAGGTCATTGCTGCACTCTGTGCCTGCTCCCTAGAGGAGGTGATTGATGACCCGGCTCATAGCCTTCTCTTTGGAAGAGAGAAGAGTGCTGGAAGGGGTATGGTGGATGAGAACAGAAGAGGAGTTTTGGGGAATGTTGCCTGGCAACGCTTGTTCGCTCCTGTCTTCAACACACTGGTGGAGATGCGGGACAGGAATCACTGGATCCTCCACAGAGATCTGGCGTCAACAGTGGATGCTGTCTGGGAGACGGACACGACACTCTGTGTGGAGGAGAGAAGAGTTGTGATGGGGTCTCAAGGGGGAGAGGTCATAGGTCATGAAGAGGTCATTGCCATGACGAAGCCATTTAAGCTGTATGAGCCATGA